tgttggcaaaagttagtttgcgttggatttcgagactgacgttattgttggtgtaaatgctggttccaagatatacgaaattatctacaatttcgaagttatgactgtgaagtcacgagtgcgacaactgtatgtttgataacaggaaatatttcgtcttgacctcgttcactaccagacccatttgcttcgcttccttatccagtctggagaaagcaaaactaacgttAAGGTTACTtaggtcaatgatatcaatatcatctgcatacgccagcagctgtatccACTTATAGAAGATTCTACCTTCTCTAATCAGAtctgcagttcgaattattttcagcAGGAGTGTATTGAAGAAGTccatgatagggagtcgcctagtctgaaaccttgtttggcaTCGAACGGCGTTGAGGTCCTTCACGATCCTGACGGACCTTTTGGTATTgcccaacgtcagtttacacaaccgtattagttttgcaaggataccaaattcagacatagccttttcgtgctgttaaaagcagctttgaaatcggttaagaggtggtgtgtgtcgattgcATGTACCTTCAATATTCCGCTCTGcagcttaaattattttttctaggaATAGATTTAAGAAGCCAcgcgccttgtctgaaacctcgtttggtatcgaacggctcggagaagtcttTCGCGaccctgacggagcttttgatattCCTCAATGTTAGTTTACGCAGCCGTATTCGTTTtgcgggataccaaattcaaacggagcggcataaaggcagctagttttcatgctgtcaaaagcagctttgaaatcgacgaagaggtggtgtgtcgGTCCTCTTTTCACCGGTCTTTTCCAAGGCTTGGTGCGTTGTGATtatctggtcagttgtagaTTTCCAGGTCTAAGGCAACACTgaaaaggtccaatcagtttgttgacagtggggtttaatctttcaaaaaatacgctcgatagaacattatatgtgatgttgaagaggcttatcccacggtagttggcgcagattgaaGGTTCTTCCTTTTTTGTGGATGgcgcagagcacacttaaattcaaatcgtcgggcatgctttcgtccgactatattttacaaagaagctgatgcatgctccttatcagttcttcgccgccgtgtttgaatagctcggtctgcaatccatcggcccccgccgcgttgatgttcttcagacgggtaattgctattcgagtTGCTTAAAGGTCGATCAATGGAActgggttcaccatctcctggtgatGCGCCCATAACTCCCAAAAATATGCTATAGCAatcgaaaataatatatatacatactatattgaCTTACTCTTCTCGTTATATTAATAGAATGGAAAGTAATCAGACGGTATTTAAGTCGGATCAAATAGGACTCGGACTggtccatacaaactgagcacgCAAActgaatcgatattattttttataaactgttAAAACTTGTTTCTTCGTTCGTGTGAAGTTTGATTTCCATATCTCAATTGGTATGTGTTTAGCTTTGCTTAACGCAAAAGGTTTACCTGCGATTTTTACcatagaaagaaataaaaagagtttttttttgaaatttcatgtTTACAATGGAATCTCGTCTACGGAATCGTAGAAAATTTTGCAGAAGTGTCTTAGATAGTCTCTACTTTATACCAAACACAAGTATTTGGATgacacaaacaaagaaaaagtgtttgaaaataatcgtgttggcatcagagagatagcagaaGATCTTAACATTGCTTATGGATCGATTCAACacgttttggttaatgttttgggtatgaaacgtgcCAATGCTAGGCTTATAACAAAAGACAAAAACTACATCGAGTAGAGGTCGCAAAAGTGATGATTCACATTGCAGCTGAAGTCCatacattcatcaaacgcataTTTAATGGTAACGAGACAATACAGCGTATGGCACTCCATAAAtaagctgaaacaaaaaaatctaattcGGTCCAAAATCAAGGATATGCTCATCGTTTTCTTTGTTTACCGAGAGGTGATCCACGATGAATTCATTCAACAGAGTCTAACTCTTAATAAGAGTCATCGCACATACACCGTATTTGTCAGACTTGGCTTCCTGTGACTTTTTTCTACTTTCGAAATTGCAATATCTGCTGCGGCGAACCCGCCATGGATTCATAGAGGCCATTAAAAGTGATTGGATGGAGGCACTGAAGGCCATTGTAGCCaaggcttataacaagtgtataAACAATTGCATTAACCGTTGACATACTAATGTAGTGGCACAAAAGGTACCTATTTTGGAgtcgataataaatatttgtattaagatAAGtggaaatgcaattttcgcGAATCAAAGTTGTCAGTCCGTGTAAAATTTGATCGGATGCTATTACTCTCTACGCCCAAATCGACTTTTTTTCGGGGTATTGGACCAAACCACTTTTTTGAGAATTACGAGACCGCGGTGGGTCAGTAGAGTGTGTtattattaatcaaaatgttaTCTAACGGTGGAAAAAAGTCAACTATTTTGACAGATCCGAACAAAATGAAACGGTCAAGTTCcatacataacattttttttgtttaagggTCAAAGGGACCTCTCACgagaaataatattaatgaatatGACTATTAGGGATATTGTCAGGGATCCGCTTTCGATATTTCGGATACTTTATGTTTATTTGTTGACTTGGTTGAAAGTCTCTGCATATATTTGGTTTAGGTACCCTGAGTAGCGAATGCTAAGTATGGAAAACGAAGGGAAAAGGACTCTAAAGTATGTAAAGAATGTTCATCGTATCGAGACTTTTATATGTTTAGTGTCTTAGTTTTAGTGTTACCACCttttcaagaagctgttcatttgtcgaaaGCAGTGATATTGGGCCACTaacggatatacatacatagttgccatacaaactccgGACGATTAGAGAATCTCTCTTGAGATCTCCGGTTGAATATTTACTCAGCTGGGCCCGCTTCCAGTCAAGAAACATCTTCCCTAGTAGTTTCTGTTGATATGTTTTGCAGAAATCAAACCTGCAGGCGTCTGCTTAAAGCGGAGCCGCTTCCAGAAACATAAGAGGTCTAACTTTAAAGACGCACTGAACGCCATGTTTGAGGTAAACCACCATCCATTGCATACTAACTCTTTTTGGGCCCAACGAAACCCACACATTTATCACGTATGCAGGGCCTACCTTTAGATGACTTCGACGACTACCAACCCGAACCTTGCCACCCAAGTGGGATGGAAATGGTAGTATGAGCCTGTTTCATTTGACAAGAATGACATATTCGGTTCAGCTCAAGTTAATCTTTTtgcttgttaaaaaaaaactgtccaaaatatatacatacatatatataatatatacacgtAGGCAAGAAGTCTATAGTTTCTGACATAAAACTGtactttataattatttagTCAATATTAAGTCAGGTTCTAACGACTTTGTGACTTTTATAGCTAACATTAAACTTAAAATcttgaatttattatattattgcaaacattttcatcaattgagctctcctaataaaaatatttttctctttacAGGATTGTTTGCCGGCAAAATTTAAGGGCATACATTTCATTGGTCAGCCCTGGTATGTGGATGTGATGCTAAGAGTAATAAAACCCTTCCTTAATGATAAAATCAAGAGACGGCTACTGGTGCATGGCACCAATTTGAATAGCTTACATAATATGGTCAGCAAAGACATTTTACCACCCGATTTGGGTGGCGAAGGTCCGACAATTAATACTTTGGACTGGTATCATTATCTGTTGGAGTCAAGCCAAAACTCGGAATTGAGAAAGACCTACAGACTTATTGAAGCGACGGTATATTCAAAAACGGCGGACTGGCAGAAACCTGTAACAATTCCAAATGGAACGCAAAAAATCGAATCGAATGGAaacttaattaatattaaacaaatctCATGACAATGTAgacttttagtttttataataaatacttttagtAATGCACCTCACTTTGTGTTAAAATGTGAATGTATTTGTAGAACTTAGCATTTATCCTTATGTTTTGtatggttttattattttttgtcctAATCATATTATTTGTAGACTTTTTAGTTTAAGAGTGAATTGTTCTCGGCAATACAATGACTTATGTTTTGAATgcacaaatattttactttattttatttgaaaaaaatgtcaccTATAAATACTTAAGTTCGTTAATTAATTTGCACATAgtacattttctttataaaaacatGACAGGTTTTGATAAATCTCTAAAAACAACCAAACAGTTGAGTTGTCACTTCAGCAGATTTTACAAAACAGTTTTGAGAAATGTTCACCATTCCAcaacatacatatcgctcatttgctgcaagaccggcataaatcaaaaaacgtgatttttgagttaatgctgctgaattgttcgttatatcatacttcatgttgagtgaaaaattcgtaTGAATACCTCtcatatgctccgcttgagaagaggtgtaaggttggagtcaccgtgtaaggttgtagtcagttgaaaactttaaacgcgttttctggagaatcgatttttttgacttatgccggtcttgcagcaaatgagcgatatctATGTTAATAGCCCTACActacaataacattttttcatgaatttacTCCTCAGTCAAGATACATATAATCATACAAAATCCGGAAACTTCTCGCTTTTTTAACCTAAACTCCAAGCCACAGACGGAGCAGATAGTTTTCGCTTCGATTTTTTCGCCCATTAAATACGCAGGCACAAACACTAAATAATTCATTCCCGCAATTTTACCCTTCTGCCATGGAAATGCTTTAAATGAAACGCAAAACTTCCggacatttaaaaattacagaGCTTACAGCATtccacaaaattaaattttcttttattattaatattatttaactgAAATGCACCGACAACATGTACAATTATGTTTTAGCGCTCCATTGTTCCTACAAGCACTTGTGGATCTGGTGGCGCATCGCCAGGTTTGtcttcatcatcatcaccaCCCGTAGATGGTACATCATCGCTAGGTGCTGGTGGTGCTGGCAGTTTTTTCGCCATGTCTAAATATTTCTTGCTTTCAACGTCATCCAAAATCTTAAATGGTTGATCCTTGCCCACAATTGCAATTGAAATGTTCTAAATTAatgaacaaatataaataaaattaggcACTTTATACGACGAATTTatatattgtgaaatttacCAGCAGTGGCGACTCGCTGTCTTCGTCATTGGGCAGTGAACCACGTATAGCTTGTATGCCGTGACAAATTAATTCGTCTTTTGTGCAAACGAAATCACGACCTTTCGAACTTATGTTACGCTCCAAATATGTGCGCGCACTTTGTGACCGCGATCCAATTGACATCGCCTTAcaattgaaaaagtttgctGAAGGATCTACTTGGAATATATGTGGACCTCTTTCGTCATAGCCGGCTACTAAAAGGCCCACACCGTATGGACGACGATCATAACGTTGTGTGGTTACTTGCATTTTGTTGCCAAGATTCGAAATGAGACGTGATACCGGATATCTGGCACCATAAGCATACTTGTAATTTAAACATTCCGTACGTAAATAATTACTCAGTACGCGTGCATCAGCTGTAATGCCAGCTATGGATATGCCCAAATGATCATCAATTGGTATAATTTTACGCTGGGATGAAGAAAGCTCAGAAGCGGCACGACGCAAAGCAACCAACACAGCATAGTCCGAGTTTTTCAAGCCAACTGTGGCCGAACCAAGTTTTACTGCCTCCATGGCGTATTCTACTTGATGTAGTCGTCCCTGCGGACTCCACACAGTAACATCACTGTCATATTGGTTTCGAAActgtaaacataattaaattttatttaattgtacacTATTTTCAAGTACTTTCTTACCATTTTTGTTAATACAGAAAACTTCTACAATGATTCGGCAAATAGTAAATGACAATGCTTGTCGCCAATTCAGTATGAATAATAAACTcgcttaattaattattatatggaGAGAAAGAATAACACAGGGTGACTAAAAACGGATCAGTACTGCCAGACTattatgcatttaaattaaatttaccactaaattttgtttaaacaacTTGATattcctttaaatatttaatttaatatttttattaagttttaaattatgataatatattaaaaattaaaagaaatttggaAGTCTGTCATATCATATTGATATAAATCTGCAGATTCCTTCTTGATAACAATTTAAACAAAGTTAATATTTCACGAAGTGAATTTCTTCGATGTATATATTCTCTCCATTATAAGTCGTCTGTCTATAACCTTCAAATTACCGgcaaattattgttattgttcttGTAGGGTATATAGCCAGGgaacgtatatgtatgtttttttacgatatttgaaaaaatcttaCGATCTTTGGAAAAACTGACTATAACAGAGTGATATAAAGAAATagcttttttacataaatataatttctttttttatgaatatgatgTGAAATGCACTTCATTTCGTCAAGCTAATTTGAAtagcattaaaaaatgttaatttatatttattaaattaatataaaattaaaatccttattttgataaaaattaatcgATTAGTTATCGTTTAGACTATCATTTATAATGCCGGTTAAATACTTTGATATCAACTGTTCACATCGCTAATATGCGAAAGTTTCGTGTTATATATGGTGtcgttttataaatattgtttgcgATTCGCATTAAATAACGCGAATGCAGTGATATAAGTCAAAACATTTGCTGTGGCAGAGTAACAAAAGATAAAGTAATGATTAGAATAGTTGCACTTAACGAAGAATGCAATGAAGAGCCCGAAGATCAAATTGTGGTTACAAAGGAAGCGCAGGTaacatttttgtgtttgtttattattaatgcTGTTGtgtttaacttttaaaaaactttgtttATTGCAGGAAGCAATTGCAGAAGCCGAATATTTAAAGGCAATAAACTTAAAATGGAAGGGAGATGTAAAGTCGGCACTTTCTTTGTTAAGTCAGCTGTTGGAAACTCAAGTGCTCAATGAGGTTTGCATAAATGTTTActctttttaatgtttgtaaaattgaacatttaaaaaatatatttcgtgtAACTAGAGGGGCCGTTCACAATGTATAATACTATTGCCAATTTTTAATGACACTAATATAACTAATCTAAGCGTGCTTGTGTTTCTTGTGAAACCCCAAACGGATAGTGAATATTATATTGTACACTAATTTTAactagaaataattaaaatttagttcacGTACTAAATACCATTAGTTAAGCGGTCAATTAATTTTCCAACAAATTTGTAACATCTAGAAAGAAATGTCGGACATTCTGagtgatcaaaatcaaattctttatATATAGAAACTTTTTTGTCTTTAAAGGGTTTTATAACTCCgggtttttcttattttgtatttatttagacGACTTCTAATATCAATACATTTTCTAGCTTCTTGAGGAAGATCCAAACGGAAAGTTACGTACAATTCGATACAATtgtcataaaaatattgctttcaTATACGAGGAGAAAGATGAGAATGACCTGGCTTTGGAGCATTACATAATGGTATATCctgcaaaatttataatataacttAAACCAATGTTTTAACGTAAAACATAATTCTTTTAGGCCACACAATTAGATGACACAGATGTACACACCATGCATCGCTTTGGTCAACTGGCACTAAAGCTTAACGCAATAGAGTTGGCCGAGTTCGCCTTTGAGCGTTGCCTACGTTGTAATGCAAAACATTGGAGTGCCGCTGATGGAATGTTACGCACGCTATGTGAGAATCATAATATAATCGGCGCATATGGCTACGCTTTGAAATTATACACCAGAGATCCCACCTATGAACGCGCTGCCAAAATTTTATACGAAATATCTGATACTTTTAAATCATCTATGCCGCTTTGTGAAGATATGTATGGACCAATACCGAAGAGTTTGAAACCCCGCTCTACGTGGACAAAAGAGAGCGCTTTCCCGCGTAACTACCGCAACGATGATTCAAAAACGGATACCACAAATTTTACACTGCCTGATGAAATTGTGCA
This window of the Bactrocera dorsalis isolate Fly_Bdor unplaced genomic scaffold, ASM2337382v1 BdCtg228, whole genome shotgun sequence genome carries:
- the LOC105233586 gene encoding proteasome subunit alpha type-1 → MFRNQYDSDVTVWSPQGRLHQVEYAMEAVKLGSATVGLKNSDYAVLVALRRAASELSSSQRKIIPIDDHLGISIAGITADARVLSNYLRTECLNYKYAYGARYPVSRLISNLGNKMQVTTQRYDRRPYGVGLLVAGYDERGPHIFQVDPSANFFNCKAMSIGSRSQSARTYLERNISSKGRDFVCTKDELICHGIQAIRGSLPNDEDSESPLLNISIAIVGKDQPFKILDDVESKKYLDMAKKLPAPPAPSDDVPSTGGDDDEDKPGDAPPDPQVLVGTMER